A section of the Paenibacillus odorifer genome encodes:
- a CDS encoding TraX family protein, with product MQIIAMLTMLIDHIGYIFFPENLAWRYVGRIAFPIYCYGLVQGHIHTSSRPKYLLRLLLIAIIAQIPYNLALNSGGWNVVFTLLLSAIVLVILDKLPSLWLGIPVVIAAIVLMDYYPIDYNAYGLLLVLIFRYTKSYWLVGAHLALNLFYMFYNYWVVQMLSILPTLLIAFTPLIWNRLERHRVPRWVWWSFYPAHLLMLAIVKAVIYKEWAQIEWRSLLNI from the coding sequence ATGCAGATTATTGCCATGCTGACGATGCTAATCGACCATATTGGCTATATCTTTTTCCCGGAGAATCTTGCTTGGAGATATGTAGGGAGAATAGCTTTTCCGATTTATTGTTATGGGCTTGTGCAGGGACATATCCATACTTCATCCAGACCTAAATATTTATTACGGTTGCTCTTGATAGCGATTATTGCTCAGATTCCCTATAATTTAGCGCTAAATTCTGGTGGCTGGAACGTGGTGTTTACGTTATTGCTGTCGGCAATCGTACTGGTTATTTTGGACAAACTGCCTTCACTATGGCTAGGTATACCTGTGGTAATTGCTGCTATAGTGTTAATGGATTATTACCCTATAGATTATAACGCGTACGGTTTGCTCTTAGTATTGATTTTTCGTTATACGAAATCGTACTGGCTTGTTGGAGCCCATTTGGCACTGAATCTATTCTATATGTTTTATAATTATTGGGTTGTACAGATGCTAAGTATTTTACCTACCTTGCTGATTGCTTTTACGCCTTTGATTTGGAATCGCTTGGAGCGGCATCGGGTTCCGCGCTGGGTGTGGTGGTCATTTTATCCTGCACATTTACTGATGTTGGCAATAGTTAAGGCTGTAATTTACAAGGAATGGGCTCAGATCGAATGGCGAAGTTTGTTGAATATTTAA
- a CDS encoding copper amine oxidase N-terminal domain-containing protein encodes MSRVKAKMKWFLPFVALMLVLAGCQSVGGFDVNKALIGDVDVKSSESSMTFSMNAEPIEGISAEDKEMVDLINSFSLNISKAKLQDNGSLSAQGTVGYKQLDIPFTLFMDKQTLAFTVEGAKQPFYFPVQGYDEILGEVGLDTAKAEDVSKLLTKFVVKNLPNPGVINITPVSDAVYGEQLNMTKLHAEVTGDELPALLKGFLKSVSKDTEGFTELVGGLYDYLYPVIKAMDEDGSGDIFNLGFGDIPLDDKEAVVTVLHDAAKLAVDALLLVYDNQVDSLYKSTPEIKTVLSKDTKLSVDIFVDSALHVRKQNVDLKVALPGTEDFPLKSLSLKASSQVWNIGGAVTADPISTEGALDISSGLTPGETLRNFAPDSDVYRILKDDLGITKRTIVIEPDDEYYYPIVDKNTTYIPLRYLAEDLDATVEWDTVNRAINVTDGVYGDKLVFKIGSSEALINGTAVKLAQPVFVDEYGDAYVSLRLLAEALHATVSVDEDGWITIVRN; translated from the coding sequence ATGAGTAGAGTTAAAGCAAAAATGAAGTGGTTTTTGCCTTTTGTCGCACTGATGCTAGTTCTTGCCGGCTGTCAGTCGGTAGGGGGGTTCGATGTTAATAAGGCGTTGATTGGGGATGTTGATGTTAAATCATCAGAATCCAGTATGACTTTTTCCATGAATGCTGAGCCCATAGAGGGAATTAGCGCGGAAGATAAGGAAATGGTTGATCTTATTAATTCTTTTTCCTTGAATATTAGTAAAGCTAAGTTACAAGATAATGGGAGTTTATCGGCCCAAGGAACTGTTGGTTATAAACAATTGGATATTCCATTCACCTTGTTTATGGACAAACAAACACTTGCTTTTACAGTTGAAGGAGCAAAACAACCGTTCTACTTCCCTGTACAAGGATACGATGAAATCTTAGGTGAAGTAGGCTTGGATACGGCAAAAGCTGAAGATGTCAGTAAGCTGTTGACGAAATTCGTTGTTAAGAATCTTCCTAATCCTGGCGTAATCAACATTACACCGGTTAGTGATGCTGTGTATGGCGAGCAGTTGAACATGACGAAGCTGCATGCAGAAGTGACTGGTGATGAGCTTCCTGCACTGTTAAAAGGCTTCCTGAAGTCTGTCTCCAAAGACACAGAAGGTTTTACTGAATTGGTAGGTGGTCTTTACGACTATCTGTACCCTGTGATCAAAGCTATGGATGAAGACGGTTCTGGCGATATTTTCAATCTTGGATTCGGAGATATTCCACTGGATGATAAAGAAGCTGTCGTAACTGTATTGCATGATGCTGCCAAATTGGCTGTTGATGCATTGCTGCTAGTATATGACAATCAAGTGGACAGTCTTTACAAATCAACTCCTGAGATTAAGACTGTGTTGAGTAAGGATACGAAGTTATCTGTTGATATTTTCGTTGATAGTGCTCTGCATGTGCGTAAACAGAATGTTGATCTGAAAGTGGCGCTTCCGGGTACCGAGGATTTCCCACTGAAGAGTCTCTCGCTTAAAGCTTCCAGTCAGGTTTGGAACATTGGCGGTGCTGTAACTGCTGATCCAATCAGCACTGAAGGTGCACTTGATATTTCTTCCGGGCTTACACCTGGAGAGACTTTGAGAAACTTTGCCCCAGATTCTGATGTATATCGTATATTGAAGGATGATCTGGGCATTACGAAGAGAACCATTGTTATCGAACCTGATGACGAATATTATTACCCGATTGTAGACAAGAACACTACTTATATCCCACTGCGTTATTTGGCAGAAGATTTAGATGCTACTGTAGAATGGGATACTGTCAATCGTGCAATTAACGTTACTGATGGTGTGTACGGAGATAAACTGGTGTTCAAAATCGGTTCTTCCGAAGCCTTGATTAACGGCACGGCTGTAAAGCTTGCCCAACCTGTATTTGTTGACGAGTATGGCGATGCATATGTATCCTTGCGTCTGCTTGCTGAAGCGCTTCATGCTACTGTGTCGGTAGATGAAGATGGTTGGATTACTATTGTACGGAACTAG
- a CDS encoding metallophosphoesterase, whose translation MNFLSKKALVRHKKSVFTSLLLLLFLSLALTSCKDTNSSNLTFTELDPTDLHPLTFWVATDTHFLDKKLQDGGTAFQKYVTGGDGKMLPYSDEILETLVYDTEQQKPDFLILSGDLTNNGERSSHQELTQKLKRIEAQGTSVYVIPGNHDLFNPWARSFSGDKQLVTDSITDKDFTKMYENFGYKEAVSRDKESLSYIVKAAPNLWLLMIDSSQYHNNQKYGFPQTDGRLTASTLSWIDNSVKLAAKEHASVLTVMHHNLLSHTSMSVSGFKLNNSQETIKLLRENELNLVLSGHIHMQDIRVDPATSSEEMPIYDIATSAMAVYPHQYGAMTFDPLSRTVNYEAMPINVEGWAKANGITDQNLLNFKTYAEDIFATNSYNKAMDGLKESSFTQSEKASMAEVMAKLNVRYFAGTAGSSSEDIKAMPGYKLWEGLQEGFLGGYIQSMTENKELSNIALEVVLTKQ comes from the coding sequence ATGAATTTTCTGAGCAAGAAAGCCCTTGTTCGACATAAAAAATCAGTCTTTACCTCTTTGTTGCTGCTCCTTTTCCTGAGCTTGGCTCTAACTAGCTGTAAAGACACAAATTCGTCTAATTTGACCTTTACAGAACTAGATCCGACTGATCTTCACCCCCTCACTTTCTGGGTGGCAACGGATACTCACTTCTTAGATAAGAAGCTTCAGGATGGCGGTACAGCTTTTCAGAAATATGTAACTGGCGGTGATGGAAAAATGCTGCCTTACAGTGATGAAATCCTTGAAACCTTGGTTTATGATACTGAGCAGCAGAAGCCTGATTTTCTCATCCTCAGTGGAGATTTAACAAATAACGGAGAACGCAGCAGCCATCAGGAGCTAACCCAAAAACTAAAGCGAATTGAAGCGCAGGGAACCTCTGTTTATGTCATTCCAGGCAACCATGATTTATTTAATCCTTGGGCCAGATCCTTCAGCGGGGATAAGCAGCTCGTTACGGATTCTATTACAGACAAAGACTTTACCAAGATGTATGAGAATTTCGGCTACAAAGAGGCTGTATCACGTGATAAAGAATCGCTAAGTTACATCGTTAAAGCAGCTCCAAATTTATGGCTCCTTATGATTGACAGCAGCCAATATCATAACAATCAGAAATACGGTTTCCCCCAAACGGACGGACGCCTGACCGCCTCTACCCTATCATGGATAGATAATTCAGTTAAACTGGCAGCCAAGGAGCATGCTTCTGTCCTCACGGTTATGCACCACAACCTACTAAGCCACACCTCTATGTCTGTTTCAGGCTTTAAGCTTAACAACAGTCAGGAAACAATAAAGTTACTTCGTGAAAATGAACTTAATTTAGTCTTGTCAGGCCATATCCATATGCAGGACATCCGGGTAGACCCGGCAACTTCTTCGGAAGAAATGCCAATTTATGATATCGCAACAAGTGCAATGGCTGTTTATCCACATCAATATGGAGCGATGACCTTCGATCCTCTGAGCAGAACCGTTAATTATGAAGCAATGCCCATAAATGTAGAAGGATGGGCTAAAGCTAATGGCATTACAGATCAGAATCTTTTAAACTTTAAGACCTATGCTGAGGATATTTTTGCTACAAACTCTTATAACAAAGCTATGGATGGTCTAAAGGAGAGTTCCTTTACGCAGTCTGAAAAGGCATCGATGGCTGAGGTAATGGCCAAGCTAAATGTAAGATACTTCGCGGGGACAGCCGGCAGCTCCTCAGAAGATATTAAAGCGATGCCAGGTTACAAGCTTTGGGAAGGCCTACAAGAAGGTTTCTTAGGTGGATACATCCAAAGTATGACAGAGAATAAAGAGCTTAGTAATATAGCTTTAGAGGTGGTATTAACGAAGCAATAA
- a CDS encoding nitroreductase family protein, translated as MSNNFFEAVKGRRSIYAISKETTISDAQIVEIVEQAVLHSPTSFNSQSSRAVVLLGEQHDKLWDITTETLRKIVPAEQFEGTAQKLASFKAGYGSVLFFEDQTVVKSLQENFALYAENFPIWANQSSGILQFVVWTALSEAGVGASLQHYNPLIDDEVKEAWGIPQEWKLIAQLPFGKTVTPAGEKQFQPVEDRVKVFK; from the coding sequence ATGTCTAACAATTTCTTTGAAGCAGTAAAAGGAAGACGTTCCATATATGCCATCAGTAAAGAAACTACGATTTCGGATGCACAAATTGTAGAAATCGTTGAACAAGCGGTGCTACATAGCCCAACTTCATTCAACTCTCAAAGCTCAAGAGCCGTTGTTCTTCTTGGTGAACAACATGATAAGCTATGGGATATCACTACAGAAACATTGCGTAAAATCGTTCCTGCCGAACAATTTGAAGGAACAGCGCAAAAATTAGCGTCTTTCAAAGCAGGTTACGGTTCCGTACTATTCTTCGAAGATCAAACGGTAGTGAAGAGCCTGCAAGAGAACTTCGCTCTATATGCTGAGAACTTCCCAATTTGGGCTAACCAATCCTCTGGTATTCTGCAATTTGTAGTATGGACAGCACTTTCTGAAGCAGGTGTAGGTGCATCCTTGCAGCATTATAATCCACTGATTGATGATGAAGTAAAAGAAGCATGGGGCATCCCGCAAGAATGGAAATTGATTGCTCAATTGCCATTTGGTAAAACCGTTACTCCTGCTGGTGAGAAACAATTCCAACCGGTTGAAGATCGTGTGAAAGTCTTTAAATAA
- a CDS encoding peptidylprolyl isomerase, translating into MDKKDLNGNENLENNGTTEEDLNTSEIINEEVEVAQAAAEEPVNTTKADSIPVMNKVGANNATPPTPPTAPRSNKAWMIASIVLAAALIIVLVVQKDDSKKAVATVNGTKITKEQLYDKLIEAGGESTLQSMITTELVDQEAKKANVTVTDEDINTELEDLKAQFGGEAAFNAALSQSSMTVDDLKKQMPLQVKLRKILEPQVTVTDDEIKEYYDTNKATFSEEEQVRASHILVETKEEADAILKQLKEGADFATLAKEKSSDTGSKDNGGDLDFFKRGDMVAEFSDVAFKLKVGETSDAVKSDYGYHIIKVTDHKDAKDYTLEEKKDEIRKTLVSQKVSTLSSTWLSETTEKAKITNTLTDAKEDAAATAEPTASAAAGNESTK; encoded by the coding sequence ATGGACAAAAAAGATCTGAATGGAAATGAGAACTTAGAAAACAACGGAACCACGGAAGAAGATTTGAACACTTCCGAGATTATCAATGAAGAGGTTGAAGTAGCGCAAGCAGCTGCTGAGGAACCTGTGAATACAACAAAAGCAGACAGTATTCCAGTAATGAACAAAGTCGGTGCGAACAACGCTACGCCACCTACACCTCCGACTGCTCCTAGAAGCAATAAAGCTTGGATGATTGCCTCTATCGTATTAGCTGCAGCACTAATCATTGTTCTGGTCGTCCAAAAAGACGACAGCAAAAAAGCTGTTGCAACAGTAAACGGAACAAAAATTACAAAAGAACAACTTTATGATAAATTGATCGAAGCAGGCGGAGAAAGCACGCTGCAATCTATGATTACTACTGAGCTTGTTGATCAAGAGGCTAAAAAAGCCAACGTAACTGTTACAGATGAAGACATCAACACTGAACTTGAAGATCTTAAAGCACAATTCGGCGGAGAGGCTGCCTTTAATGCTGCTTTGTCCCAAAGCTCAATGACTGTAGACGACTTGAAAAAGCAAATGCCGCTGCAAGTAAAGCTGCGTAAAATCCTTGAGCCACAAGTCACTGTAACGGATGATGAAATCAAAGAATACTATGACACAAATAAAGCTACTTTCAGTGAAGAAGAACAAGTTCGCGCTTCCCACATTCTCGTTGAGACTAAAGAAGAAGCAGATGCAATTCTGAAACAACTGAAAGAAGGCGCAGATTTCGCTACTCTTGCCAAGGAAAAATCCTCTGATACGGGTTCCAAGGATAATGGCGGAGATCTAGACTTCTTCAAACGTGGCGATATGGTAGCTGAATTCTCTGATGTAGCCTTTAAGCTAAAAGTTGGTGAAACCAGTGATGCTGTGAAATCCGATTATGGTTATCACATCATTAAAGTAACCGACCATAAAGATGCTAAAGACTATACACTGGAAGAAAAGAAAGATGAAATTCGTAAAACTCTAGTTTCGCAAAAGGTTTCCACTCTGTCCTCCACTTGGTTGTCAGAAACAACTGAAAAAGCAAAAATTACGAACACACTTACTGACGCTAAAGAAGATGCAGCTGCAACAGCTGAGCCAACTGCAAGCGCAGCAGCAGGAAATGAATCTACTAAATAA
- a CDS encoding LytTR family transcriptional regulator DNA-binding domain-containing protein: MSSILLEARNVYEDFEVETDILFFKVGDHDLVIFHGRNYNIKKRMTAEQLNRLLSNSSYYHVYGGCYVNLNKISSIADDCIYFGEMGLYAKNVRVPRRKQESIRHLLKGLK, from the coding sequence ATGAGTAGCATCCTGCTGGAAGCCAGAAATGTGTACGAGGACTTCGAGGTGGAGACAGACATTCTGTTCTTTAAGGTCGGGGACCATGATTTGGTCATTTTTCACGGCAGAAACTATAACATAAAAAAGAGAATGACTGCCGAGCAATTAAATCGATTGTTGTCCAATTCAAGTTATTATCATGTGTACGGTGGCTGTTATGTCAACCTGAACAAGATCAGCTCTATCGCAGATGACTGCATTTATTTCGGTGAAATGGGCCTGTATGCTAAAAACGTACGTGTCCCAAGACGAAAACAAGAAAGCATTCGTCATCTTCTGAAAGGACTGAAGTAG
- a CDS encoding lactonase family protein has product MNEQNKLLLFTGSYASAAESGVQVFEFDGAAGGTLKLLDSVQGLTNPTFVNVDAAEKRLYAIGEKPNGEGGKEGEVISFAIDLKDGKLSELKRIPSMPASGNRQTTTCHINRDLNDEYVVVCSYHGGSVGLIKLNEDKAADQLVDVAVHSGHGQHPERQDRPHPHSAIFSPDGQYVFVSDLGLDLIRAYRINRETNKLEVHGDTALHPGAGPRHFTFHPDGKSAYVINEVDSTITSFTYDSAAGTLHTVDTVPTLPDDFDEENTCAEIAISKDGKYLYASNRGADNIAVYAVDNASAKLTHLEYVSTRGGHPRHFALTPDGAYLIVANRDANNLVVFSIEAASGRLEFTGNTAEVSKPVCVKPVIVPA; this is encoded by the coding sequence ATGAATGAGCAGAATAAGTTATTGCTGTTTACAGGTTCTTATGCAAGTGCCGCAGAAAGCGGAGTGCAGGTATTTGAATTCGATGGAGCTGCAGGTGGTACGCTAAAGCTGCTGGATTCGGTGCAGGGCTTAACTAATCCTACCTTTGTTAATGTAGATGCCGCAGAGAAACGTCTATACGCTATAGGAGAAAAACCGAATGGTGAGGGTGGAAAAGAAGGCGAGGTTATTTCCTTTGCTATTGATCTAAAGGACGGGAAATTGAGTGAACTGAAACGCATTCCCTCCATGCCTGCCTCTGGCAATCGTCAAACAACCACCTGCCATATCAATAGAGATTTGAATGATGAATACGTGGTTGTATGTAGTTATCATGGTGGAAGTGTTGGCTTGATCAAATTAAATGAAGATAAAGCTGCAGATCAATTAGTTGATGTGGCCGTACATTCAGGTCATGGCCAACATCCTGAACGGCAGGACCGCCCTCATCCCCATTCCGCTATTTTCAGTCCGGACGGGCAGTATGTGTTTGTATCTGATCTTGGGCTTGATTTAATTCGGGCCTATAGAATCAATAGAGAAACCAACAAACTAGAGGTACATGGTGATACGGCGTTGCATCCAGGAGCGGGACCACGCCACTTCACTTTCCATCCAGACGGAAAGTCTGCTTATGTAATTAACGAGGTGGATTCCACCATTACATCGTTTACATATGACAGTGCCGCAGGCACTCTGCACACTGTAGATACAGTGCCGACACTGCCTGATGATTTTGACGAAGAGAATACATGCGCTGAAATCGCTATTTCCAAGGATGGGAAATATCTGTACGCTTCAAACCGTGGGGCTGATAATATTGCCGTGTATGCGGTGGATAATGCTTCTGCTAAGCTTACACATCTTGAATATGTATCTACTCGTGGAGGACATCCACGTCACTTCGCATTGACACCAGATGGAGCTTATCTTATAGTAGCGAATCGTGATGCGAATAACCTGGTTGTATTTTCGATAGAAGCGGCTAGTGGCCGACTCGAATTTACTGGAAATACAGCTGAAGTATCCAAACCGGTATGTGTGAAGCCCGTAATTGTTCCTGCATAA
- the hfq gene encoding RNA chaperone Hfq, with protein MESLKLQERLLNQFISTKVPVTIFTTNGVKMQGLVTSYDAFTITLQGQGDGRQNVLFKSAVSTIVPLKPVSLK; from the coding sequence GTGGAGAGTTTAAAATTGCAAGAACGATTGTTGAACCAGTTCATTTCCACAAAGGTGCCTGTGACGATTTTTACGACGAATGGTGTGAAAATGCAAGGGCTCGTAACCTCGTACGATGCTTTCACAATCACTTTACAAGGTCAAGGTGATGGCAGGCAAAATGTGCTATTCAAATCTGCAGTATCCACTATTGTACCTCTTAAGCCCGTTTCGCTCAAATAG
- a CDS encoding phosphatase PAP2 family protein, translating to MEVFMLYYQNWSRAFRFFLGFAACFAVIAVLVSMNKVSTFDNYIIDWVQSAESPGLTSFAKGLSLIGSSKIAIGISIVTMALLYFLLKHRFELILFLWVGLGSQLLNTIMKLCFHRERPNLHRIVEEIGYSFPSGHSMAAFSLYGVIAFILWRHLRRRHERVLLIMFAVFMTVGIGWSRIYLGVHYPSDVIGGYMASGAWLMLSICLFQIYKSSRTN from the coding sequence ATGGAGGTATTTATGCTTTATTATCAGAACTGGTCTAGAGCTTTTCGCTTTTTTTTAGGTTTTGCTGCGTGTTTCGCCGTTATAGCTGTCCTTGTAAGTATGAATAAGGTATCAACCTTTGATAACTATATTATTGATTGGGTACAATCAGCGGAATCACCGGGGTTGACCTCATTCGCCAAAGGTTTATCTCTAATTGGTTCCTCTAAGATCGCTATTGGCATATCTATCGTTACCATGGCACTGCTCTATTTTTTGCTGAAACACCGGTTTGAATTAATCTTGTTCCTATGGGTTGGATTAGGCTCACAGCTCTTGAATACAATAATGAAGTTATGTTTTCACAGAGAACGTCCGAATTTACATCGTATTGTCGAAGAGATTGGTTATAGTTTTCCGAGCGGGCACTCAATGGCAGCCTTCTCTTTGTACGGCGTTATTGCCTTTATACTGTGGCGTCATCTGCGGCGGAGGCATGAACGGGTCTTATTAATAATGTTCGCTGTATTCATGACCGTGGGGATTGGCTGGAGTCGTATCTATTTGGGTGTTCATTATCCGAGTGACGTTATTGGGGGATATATGGCTAGTGGCGCTTGGTTGATGTTGTCCATTTGTTTATTTCAAATCTACAAGAGCTCGCGTACGAATTAG
- a CDS encoding FUSC family protein, translating to MALGARIFKTGLAVTLALYLAVMLQFPSAVGAGIAAIFAMQPSIYRSWRYFLDQLTTSTMGAVLALLGGMLLSNSPIAVGLVCILVIMISMKINRADTISLTLVTVITVMEASGEWQFALNRFLLTLTGIVSAFLINIIVVPPKPRKQYIKQIENVFSSLSLLLRTAVSHEMKESVFRDEKNALHSSIKSLADKYALFEEEQKQLKRAKYSQTRQMVVYKNLLASLQKGYDVLEAVDRHYFQADRTEHTDALFDNHLEHLIKYHQHILLKFEDKLKPNANDSEPLGEDNDDFLNTAILGYNAEKIGQLRLYVVAAAIYDYGYQLERLDKVADQMNRIAEEKESVHEA from the coding sequence TTGGCTTTAGGAGCTCGCATATTTAAAACAGGTTTGGCCGTTACGCTAGCCCTATATTTAGCTGTAATGCTTCAATTTCCTTCTGCCGTGGGTGCAGGGATTGCAGCGATTTTCGCTATGCAGCCCTCTATTTATCGCTCTTGGCGTTATTTTCTTGACCAGCTCACGACTAGTACAATGGGGGCCGTTCTGGCTTTACTCGGAGGGATGCTGTTATCCAATAGCCCAATAGCAGTCGGTTTGGTCTGTATTCTAGTCATTATGATCAGTATGAAAATCAACCGGGCGGATACGATAAGTCTTACGTTAGTTACTGTAATAACAGTGATGGAGGCTTCGGGTGAATGGCAATTCGCACTTAATCGCTTTTTATTAACTTTGACAGGTATTGTTTCTGCATTTCTAATCAATATTATTGTCGTTCCTCCAAAACCTCGTAAGCAATACATTAAGCAAATTGAGAATGTTTTTTCAAGCCTCTCTTTATTGCTGAGAACAGCGGTTTCTCATGAGATGAAGGAAAGTGTATTTCGTGATGAAAAAAATGCCTTACATTCATCCATAAAATCGTTGGCGGATAAGTATGCATTGTTTGAGGAGGAGCAGAAGCAGTTAAAACGGGCCAAGTATAGCCAGACTAGACAAATGGTTGTGTATAAGAACCTGTTAGCTTCTTTGCAAAAAGGTTACGATGTTCTCGAGGCTGTAGATCGGCATTATTTCCAGGCGGATCGGACCGAACATACAGATGCTCTATTTGATAATCATTTGGAACATTTAATCAAATATCATCAGCACATCTTACTTAAGTTTGAAGACAAATTAAAGCCCAATGCCAATGATTCCGAACCCTTGGGAGAAGACAATGATGATTTTCTGAATACCGCGATTTTGGGGTATAATGCAGAGAAAATAGGTCAGCTGCGTTTATATGTTGTGGCAGCGGCGATTTATGATTACGGATATCAATTGGAGCGCTTAGATAAAGTGGCCGATCAGATGAATCGTATAGCAGAGGAGAAAGAATCTGTGCACGAAGCCTAA